Proteins co-encoded in one Myripristis murdjan chromosome 4, fMyrMur1.1, whole genome shotgun sequence genomic window:
- the ctns gene encoding cystinosin translates to MAERRLPARLLLLLLWVLSDASGSRVSLFAPGAVTLEENSNASITITSSSSINQTAVIQLNVTYSSVEDYPSVITLPQQVVLPPETTSVSFEVTAHRVGQVTTYLLSNNTDVDSMTTRLRFMVIHSNALSVISQVIGWIYFVAWSVSFYPQAWENWRRKSVVGLNFDFLALNITGFIAYSVFNIGLFWVPYVKEEFLKSNPNGVNPVSANDVFFSLHALLLCLVYVCQAAIYERGGQKVSKVAWVLLLIGWTFALVSLFVAVAKKITWLEYLYYFSYIKLAVTLIKYIPQASMNYRRQSTEGWSIGNVLLDFTGGTLSILQMILQSYNNDEWKLIFGDPTKFGLGLFSVVFDIIFMVQHYCLYRHSPDYTPVGDEDS, encoded by the exons ATGGCAGAGAGACGGCTGCcggccaggctgctgctgctgctgctctgggtGCTGAGCGATGCCTCTG GGTCTAGAGTGTCTCTGTTTGCACCTGGCGCTGTCACCCTGGAGGAAAACTCTAATGCCAGCATCACCATCACTtccag TTCCTCCATCAACCAGACAGCCGTAATCCAGCTAAATGTGACCTACAGCTCCGTGGAGGACTACCCGTCTGTCATCACACTGCCTCAGCAG GTGGTGTTGCCACCAGAGACGACTTCCGTCAGCTTTGAGGTGACGGCACACCGTGTCGGTCAGGTGACCACCTACCTGTTAAGCAACAACACAGACGTGGACAG CATGACCACCAGGCTGCGCTTCATGGTCATCCACAGCAACGCTCTGTCAGTAATCAGCCAGGTGATTGGATGGATTTACTTCGTCGCCTGGTCCGTCTCCTTCTATCCACAGGCCTGGgaaaactggagaaggaaaaG TGTTGTAGGTCTGAACTTTGACTTCCTGGCTCTGAACATAACTGGCTTCATTGCCTACAGTGTCTTCAATATCGGGCTGTTCTGGGTGCCGTATGTCAAG GAGGAGTTTCTCAAGAGTAACCCCAACGGAGTTAACCCTGTCAGCGCCAACGACGTCTTCTTCAGTCTCCATGCTCTTCTACTCTGTTTGGTCTACGTCTGTCAGGCTGCTATATACGaa AGGGGCGGTCAGAAAGTGTCCAAGGTGGCCTGGGTGttgttgctgattggctggacaTTTGCATTGGTCAGTCTGTTTGTGGCAGTCGCCAAGAAGATTACCTGGTTGGAGTACCTCTACTATTTCTCCTACATTAAACTGGCAGTGACTCTGATCAAATACATTCCACAG gcctCTATGAACTACAGGAGACAGAGCACTGAAGGTTGGAGTATTGGCAACGTGTTGCTGGACTTCACTGGGGGCACGCTCAGTATCCTCCAGATGATCCTGCAGTCTTACAACAATG ATGAGTGGAAGTTGATATTCGGTGATCCTACCAAGTTTGGCTTGGGCTTGTTCTCGGTGGTGTTTGATATCATCTTCATGGTTCAGCACTACTGCCTCTACAGACACTCGCCAGACTACACCCCCGTCGGAGACGAGGACTCATAG